Proteins encoded in a region of the Rutidosis leptorrhynchoides isolate AG116_Rl617_1_P2 chromosome 9, CSIRO_AGI_Rlap_v1, whole genome shotgun sequence genome:
- the LOC139865938 gene encoding uncharacterized membrane protein At3g27390, with product MIRRSMLNVLPDWLKIIYVVFAFCSALFVGALKSLLVGPIAALILITGNVVVILALFPNHVAWTVYTLLKTHKFDAPLKVAFLFGLPPLFGLWLSLSIGGSVLVGIGYGFFTPLVSSFEAFRQENESHKFYHSIVDGTWGTIKGSCTVVRDFADICYHSYPLYLTELRETPSSNELQTLRFIHVPACIIVGLLGLVIDVPLYTAIAVIKSPYMLFKGWQRLIHDLISREGPFLETACIPIAGLTILVWPIVVIGSVILAIVSSIFIGLYGSAVVYQERSFKRGVAYVIAMVAEFDEYTNDWLYLREGSVFPKPKYRKKRVSHSPAISVGGSFSSEAKQSGLPMQAPGVMVMPTLSSSRSVREAIREVKMVQVWGNLMQSSEIAGKELLDSNVITSTELYDWLNAKKGNESAIISTGLPCYSFFKTLLHSIKVGSEGLVLRDGLEITNFNRPQDRLLDWFFHPILVIKEQIKVIQLSEGEIRYLEKMVLFGSDSQRMQSWDNGSYLPDELLRAAQIQGIGRRMTGLVRGASKLPTYRRKYRQVIKNLIIYCMAMEGSARSMSMRSVASV from the exons ATGATAAGAAGAAGCATGCTAAACGTGTTACCTGATTGGTTGAAGATCATCTACGTCGTTTTCGCCTTCTGTTCTGCGTTGTTCGTTGGTGCTCTTAAAA GTTTATTAGTGGGCCCAATTGCTGCTTTGATTTTGATAACTGGAAATGTTGTAGTGATTCTAGCTCTGTTTCCTAATCATGTTGCTTGGACTGTATACACCCTTCTCAA GACTCATAAATTTGATGCACCATTGAAAGTAGCATTCTTGTTTGGGTTGCCTCCTTTATTTGGGCTTTGGTTGAGTCTAAGCATAGGTGGCAGTGTTCTTGTGGGCATTGGCTATGGTTTCTTTACTCCATTAGTTTCATCTTTTGAAGCCTTTAGACAAGAAAATGAATCACACAAGTTCTACCACTCCATTGTG GATGGAACATGGGGAACAATTAAGGGAAGCTGCACAGTTGTTCGAGATTTTGCGGACATTTGTTATCATTCTTACCCTCTTTACTTGACAGAGCTTCGCGAGACCCCCTCTTCAAACGAGCTTCAAACTCTTAG GTTCATTCATGTGCCAGCCTGCATAATAGTTGGATTACTAGGACTAGTTATCGATGTTCCTCTCTACACTGCGATTGCTGTAATAAAGAGTCCGTACATGTTATTTAAAGGGTGGCAAAGGCTAATTCATGATCTAATTAGTCGAGAAGGCCCGTTTTTGGAAACAGCATGCATACCCATTGCTGGTTTAACCATTCTTGTGTGGCCCATTGTTGTTATTGGAAGCGTTATTTTGGCTATCGTTTCAAGCATTTTCATAGGCTTGTATGGCTCAGCTGTAGTATATCAG GAAAGGTCATTTAAGAGGGGTGTTGCTTATGTGATTGCAATGGTTGCCGAGTTTGATGAGTATACGAACGATTGGTTGTACCTTCGAGAAGGTTCTGTTTTCCCAAA GCCAAAATACCGAAAGAAGAGAGTTTCTCATTCACCAGCGATTTCAGTTGGAGGTAGTTTTTCATCGGAAGCGAAACAAAGCGGGCTCCCAATGCAGGCTCCGGGTGTAATGGTGATGCCTACGTTATCATCGTCAAGATCGGTTAGGGAGGCTATAAGAGAAGTTAAGATGGTGCAG GTTTGGGGAAACTTGATGCAATCATCCGAAATTGCTGGAAAAGAACTACTTGATTCCAATGTGATAACCTCAACCGAACTTTACGATTGGTTGAACGCCAAAAAAGGAAACGAATCAGCCATTATAAGTACCGGACTACCTTGTTACTCATTCTTCAAGACTCTTCTTCACTCGATCAAAGTTGGTTCCGAGGGTCTAGTTCTTCGAGATGGACTTGAAATAACGAATTTTAATCGTCCCCAAGACAGATTATTGGATTGGTTTTTTCACCCTATATTGGTTATCAAAGAACAAATCAAAGTGATTCAATTAAGTGAAGGTGAAATAAGGTATTTGGAGAAAATGGTACTTTTTGGAAGTGACTCTCAACGTATGCAATCTTGGGATAATGGTAGTTATCTACCTGATGAGCTGCTTAGAGCGGCTCAAATTCAGGGGATAGGTAGAAG GATGACTGGGTTGGTGCGGGGTGCATCGAAGCTGCCAACGTATAGAAGAAAGTATAGACAGGTGATAAAAAACTTGATCATATATTGTATGGCTATGGAAGGGTCAGCAAGATCAATGTCTATGAGATCAGTAGCAAGTGTTTAA